From Streptomyces qinzhouensis, one genomic window encodes:
- a CDS encoding DUF262 domain-containing protein codes for MPSHLSAEELIEAVDQKITAVRTKSNDFSFNELADMYASEELVIEPDFQRMFRWSEGAQSRFVESLLLELPVPPIFLIEREDRVYELIDGLQRISSYLHFRGELTVNGSQVPPLILSDCDIVPELNGCTYASLPKALEIKLKRSYIRAEILRKESDPRLRYYMFKRLNTGGLALSNQEVRNATIRLLSNEFNEFIIDLSENVDFRMCVETLTEKASNERFDQELILRFFAFKNAGAQYRHDIADFMTEYMEDVSDSSGVTQFDYEHERKVFEKTFRVVTKLGELLGWGPRVLGTMGRNGEPRWQFSVHHFEGIVLGMQDSLNRINLDDEEEMRKLAEAVKDGKTNPDFTKAIGGGKNDRISLQTRIGFFRDSFTRALS; via the coding sequence GTGCCTAGTCACCTTAGCGCAGAAGAGCTGATCGAAGCGGTGGACCAGAAAATCACCGCTGTCCGGACGAAGAGTAACGATTTCTCCTTCAATGAACTGGCGGATATGTACGCCTCGGAGGAATTGGTTATTGAACCTGATTTTCAGCGCATGTTTCGCTGGTCGGAGGGTGCACAGTCGCGCTTCGTGGAATCGCTGCTCCTTGAGCTGCCTGTTCCCCCGATTTTTCTCATTGAGAGAGAAGATCGGGTTTATGAATTGATCGATGGCCTGCAACGCATCTCCTCATACCTTCACTTTAGGGGGGAGCTGACAGTTAATGGAAGTCAAGTTCCGCCGCTCATTTTGTCTGACTGTGACATTGTTCCCGAGCTCAATGGCTGCACCTACGCTTCTCTTCCGAAAGCCCTTGAGATCAAGCTGAAGCGTAGCTATATCCGGGCGGAGATCCTTCGCAAGGAAAGCGACCCGCGGCTTCGCTACTACATGTTTAAGCGGTTGAATACTGGCGGCTTGGCGCTCTCTAATCAAGAGGTTCGGAACGCGACAATTCGCTTGTTGTCCAATGAATTCAATGAGTTCATTATCGACCTGTCGGAGAATGTCGACTTTCGTATGTGTGTAGAAACGCTTACGGAGAAGGCGAGTAACGAGCGCTTCGATCAAGAACTGATTCTAAGGTTTTTCGCCTTCAAAAATGCTGGCGCTCAGTACAGGCATGATATCGCCGACTTCATGACTGAATACATGGAGGATGTCTCCGATTCTTCGGGTGTTACGCAGTTCGACTATGAGCATGAAAGGAAGGTCTTTGAGAAGACCTTCCGCGTGGTCACGAAGCTTGGCGAGCTGCTCGGTTGGGGCCCGAGAGTTCTGGGTACGATGGGTCGCAATGGTGAACCGCGCTGGCAATTCTCAGTCCACCACTTCGAAGGCATTGTGCTGGGTATGCAAGATTCACTCAATAGGATCAATCTGGACGACGAAGAGGAAATGCGGAAGCTTGCCGAAGCAGTGAAAGACGGCAAGACCAACCCTGACTTCACCAAGGCTATCGGAGGAGGTAAGAACGACCGCATTTCTCTTCAGACCCGCATCGGCTTCTTTCGTGACAGCTTCACGCGAGCGCTGTCATGA
- a CDS encoding MAE_28990/MAE_18760 family HEPN-like nuclease, with translation MMNVSDMRAQLEADILWRLDEIRHLRNLLLQGEEPDRASVYSLRAILVMQYAHLEGFTRTALSLYVDAINSQGLPAKSLRPELLAAALSGEFDTLRRGIPSTGDEGKMTTRARHQIAFVQRLRELNEGPISIAAEVAVSMDMNLGSDVLKKCLVALGISVEKVKRDQYSAIDFVKNVRNDIAHGGRKERIPGGLFSAHLKKCEEFMNELARVLTRALSEKWFLVQAESGVTGTV, from the coding sequence ATGATGAACGTATCCGACATGCGAGCTCAACTAGAGGCGGACATCCTCTGGCGCTTAGACGAAATACGTCACCTTCGCAACCTGCTCCTTCAAGGTGAAGAGCCGGACAGGGCATCGGTATATTCTCTCCGTGCGATTCTGGTGATGCAGTACGCGCACTTGGAGGGGTTCACGAGAACCGCACTCTCCCTTTATGTGGATGCGATCAACAGTCAAGGCTTGCCAGCTAAATCATTAAGGCCCGAACTCCTTGCAGCTGCACTGTCTGGCGAGTTTGACACGTTGCGTCGTGGTATTCCTTCAACTGGAGACGAAGGGAAGATGACTACCCGTGCTCGTCATCAAATTGCCTTCGTTCAACGCCTTCGAGAGCTCAATGAAGGGCCAATTTCCATCGCTGCGGAGGTGGCTGTGTCGATGGATATGAACCTTGGGTCGGATGTCCTAAAGAAGTGCCTCGTTGCCTTGGGTATCTCCGTGGAGAAGGTAAAGCGTGACCAATATTCGGCAATTGACTTTGTGAAGAATGTCCGGAACGATATCGCGCACGGTGGACGCAAAGAGAGGATTCCGGGTGGTCTTTTCTCTGCGCACCTCAAAAAGTGCGAGGAATTCATGAACGAGCTGGCTCGTGTGCTAACAAGGGCACTTAGCGAGAAGTGGTTCCTTGTGCAGGCCGAGAGCGGGGTTACGGGCACCGTATAG